The following proteins are co-located in the Sporolactobacillus pectinivorans genome:
- a CDS encoding cation diffusion facilitator family transporter, with the protein MESTDFSKSIKSLKKDDHAHGHSANRNALLVSFLMITGFMVVEFIGGLFSHSLALLSDAGHMLSDSISLGLSFTALLVGAKVAANNKKTFGYRRFEILSALFNGVLLLAISSWIVVEAVLRFSRPVEVASTEMLIIAVIGLFVNLAVAGILMKGEAKENLNVHSAFIHVIGDLLGSVGAIAAAVVIALTGWQLADPIASIIVSLIILKSGWQVARESVNILMESKPDNLNLDEIRLAVSGIDGVASLHDLHVWTITSGFLSLSCHLKVTEGADRDEVLRNVERILGNYNLEHSTIQIEGINYADCHSDCAHHIKNN; encoded by the coding sequence GTGGAATCAACAGATTTTTCAAAGAGTATAAAATCTTTAAAAAAAGATGATCATGCGCATGGTCATTCAGCAAATCGGAATGCACTTCTTGTCAGTTTTCTCATGATCACGGGTTTTATGGTTGTGGAATTCATCGGGGGTCTTTTCAGCCACAGCCTTGCGTTGCTCTCCGATGCAGGCCATATGCTCAGTGACTCAATTTCGCTTGGCCTGAGCTTTACAGCACTTCTGGTTGGAGCAAAAGTCGCCGCAAATAATAAGAAGACGTTTGGCTATCGCAGATTTGAAATCCTGTCCGCGCTGTTTAATGGTGTTCTGCTTTTGGCAATATCCTCGTGGATCGTTGTTGAAGCTGTTCTTCGTTTTTCACGGCCTGTTGAGGTGGCAAGTACCGAGATGCTGATCATTGCCGTCATTGGGTTGTTTGTCAACCTGGCCGTTGCCGGAATCCTAATGAAGGGTGAAGCAAAGGAAAACCTTAACGTGCACAGTGCTTTTATTCACGTGATTGGTGATCTGCTCGGGTCTGTGGGAGCAATTGCTGCGGCAGTAGTTATTGCTTTGACGGGCTGGCAGCTGGCCGATCCGATTGCGAGTATCATTGTCTCGCTGATCATTTTAAAAAGCGGCTGGCAGGTTGCCAGAGAATCCGTCAATATTCTGATGGAAAGTAAACCGGATAATCTTAATCTTGATGAAATCCGTCTTGCAGTCAGCGGTATTGATGGGGTGGCCAGTCTGCATGATCTTCATGTATGGACGATCACTTCAGGCTTCCTCTCTCTAAGCTGCCATCTGAAGGTTACCGAAGGAGCGGATCGAGATGAAGTGCTGCGAAACGTGGAACGGATTCTCGGAAACTACAAT
- a CDS encoding VOC family protein: protein MLFSGISHCAIICSDYRKSRHFYVDLLGLAVIRETYREERKSFKLDLKVGSSSGQIELFSFPDSPKRLSYPEACGLRHLAFNVADIEFVRDSLNRKGILTEPIRTDTLTGKKFTFFRDPDDLPIELYEA, encoded by the coding sequence ATGCTTTTCTCCGGTATCAGCCATTGCGCCATCATTTGCTCTGATTACAGGAAGTCCAGGCATTTCTATGTGGACCTGCTTGGATTGGCTGTTATACGTGAAACTTACAGGGAGGAACGAAAATCATTCAAGCTTGATCTTAAAGTTGGCAGCTCATCTGGGCAAATCGAGCTATTTTCATTTCCTGATTCCCCGAAAAGATTATCATATCCCGAAGCATGCGGCCTCAGGCACCTCGCTTTTAATGTGGCCGATATTGAATTTGTGAGGGATTCATTGAATCGGAAAGGAATCTTGACAGAACCGATAAGAACAGATACGTTGACCGGAAAAAAATTCACTTTTTTCAGAGATCCGGATGATCTACCCATTGAATTGTATGAAGCATAG